One window from the genome of Alkalihalobacillus sp. LMS6 encodes:
- the flgK gene encoding flagellar hook-associated protein FlgK, with the protein MSTFLGMETMRRAVAANQTALQTVGNNIANAGTPGYSRQRVNMHATPGYPGSGPFGQPIMEGRVGTGVGIDRIQRVRDQFLDQQFRLEAHVSGYTGVQSRTFSRLEDLFNEAPHNEGDLGGLSSQLNGFFNGWREIAAGQDSQAVLIEQSEAVMDTFDSLEKAFQSEIRLLEQEQDITETKINDLLAQVADNNAAIKKIEESGQAANELYDQQDLLIDELATLIPIEVSRSSSQKGHEGSYDIKLLNSDVVLVDGQASADSFSPFTFSVENQNGEPALIVNGEPYSDVISGKFLGIDASIANVGKAIETMQDLRGQLIEDVNGILPNFFDEASQRVSTDFIENPNLLNVNKETAQRIANLSQENDSVTKQYQQFMSELGVETQSVQRKAEAAQARLRNIDGNRMSISGVSLDEELTMLVQFQHSYNAAARVMTAMDEMLNTVINGMGVVGR; encoded by the coding sequence TTGTCGACTTTTTTAGGAATGGAAACGATGAGAAGAGCGGTTGCGGCAAATCAAACAGCGTTACAGACGGTGGGGAACAATATAGCGAATGCTGGTACACCAGGATATTCGCGGCAAAGAGTGAACATGCATGCTACACCAGGGTATCCTGGATCGGGACCATTTGGGCAACCGATTATGGAAGGGCGTGTAGGTACTGGCGTTGGAATTGATCGAATTCAACGAGTGCGCGATCAATTTTTAGATCAACAGTTTCGATTAGAAGCCCATGTTTCAGGATATACAGGCGTTCAAAGCAGAACGTTCAGTAGACTTGAAGATTTATTTAATGAGGCGCCTCATAATGAAGGGGATTTAGGAGGACTTTCGAGTCAACTCAATGGTTTTTTTAACGGCTGGAGAGAGATTGCTGCTGGACAAGATAGTCAGGCAGTGTTGATTGAACAATCTGAAGCCGTAATGGACACGTTTGATTCTTTAGAAAAAGCGTTTCAATCTGAAATCCGTTTACTCGAGCAAGAGCAAGACATCACCGAAACGAAGATAAACGATTTACTCGCACAAGTCGCAGATAATAATGCTGCGATCAAGAAAATAGAAGAGAGTGGACAAGCTGCAAACGAACTTTATGATCAGCAAGATCTGTTAATCGACGAGTTGGCAACTTTGATCCCGATTGAAGTAAGCCGATCAAGTTCGCAAAAAGGGCACGAAGGTAGTTATGATATTAAGCTATTAAACAGTGACGTTGTGTTAGTAGATGGACAAGCATCTGCAGATTCATTTTCTCCTTTTACCTTTTCTGTAGAAAATCAAAACGGTGAACCTGCGTTGATAGTCAATGGTGAACCGTATAGTGACGTGATTAGCGGGAAATTTCTTGGTATTGATGCTTCTATAGCTAACGTTGGAAAAGCAATTGAAACGATGCAAGATCTTAGAGGTCAGCTTATTGAAGATGTGAATGGCATCTTGCCTAATTTTTTTGATGAAGCAAGCCAGCGTGTCTCAACTGATTTTATTGAAAATCCCAATCTTTTAAATGTGAATAAAGAGACGGCACAGCGTATCGCAAATCTTAGTCAAGAAAATGATTCTGTGACGAAACAATACCAGCAGTTTATGAGTGAATTAGGCGTGGAGACACAAAGCGTACAGAGGAAGGCCGAGGCAGCTCAGGCTCGATTACGCAACATTGATGGAAACCGCATGTCGATAAGCGGCGTTTCGTTAGATGAAGAACTGACAATGTTGGTTCAGTTCCAGCATTCCTATAATGCGGCTGCTCGGGTAATGACGGCAATGGACGAAATGCTTAACACCGTTATTAATGGAATGGGTGTAGTCGGACGTTAA
- a CDS encoding flagellar biosynthesis anti-sigma factor FlgM, translating into MKIHSSQYIGASEPYKNQMKATNKAEPKNDKVEISKEALELSAQSNKAKETRLQELKEKIQNGTYEMQPEKTAQAILTAWKGAENPK; encoded by the coding sequence ATGAAAATCCATTCTTCGCAATATATTGGTGCAAGTGAACCATATAAAAATCAAATGAAGGCAACCAATAAAGCAGAACCTAAAAACGATAAGGTTGAAATTTCAAAAGAAGCATTGGAATTAAGTGCTCAATCGAATAAAGCGAAAGAAACTCGTTTACAAGAGTTAAAAGAAAAAATTCAAAATGGAACATATGAAATGCAGCCAGAAAAAACGGCTCAAGCCATTTTAACTGCATGGAAAGGTGCGGAGAACCCTAAATGA
- a CDS encoding ComF family protein encodes MKTLLSTYKFRGDVAIGHIFTESLLKIISEHDQQFVVTTVPLSPLRMKERGFNQADELLKRGQIHHCLMRISTDDNRKQSKKTRYERINLYQHNPFSPILEEKSYIKGKKYLIIDDIYTTGVTVRMAAKALLESGAESVSSLTVARAI; translated from the coding sequence TTGAAAACATTGCTTTCGACATATAAATTTAGAGGTGACGTAGCAATTGGGCATATTTTCACAGAGTCATTGCTGAAGATTATTAGCGAACACGATCAACAATTCGTTGTTACGACGGTTCCTCTTTCGCCTTTAAGAATGAAAGAGAGGGGATTTAACCAAGCAGATGAACTTTTAAAAAGAGGACAAATACACCACTGTTTAATGAGGATTTCAACAGACGATAACAGAAAACAGAGTAAAAAGACCCGGTATGAGAGAATCAATTTATACCAACACAATCCTTTTTCACCTATTCTAGAAGAAAAGTCGTATATTAAAGGTAAAAAATATTTAATTATAGACGATATATATACTACAGGAGTAACTGTACGGATGGCGGCAAAAGCCCTGCTCGAATCAGGTGCTGAGTCCGTTTCCTCCTTAACAGTTGCTAGAGCGATTTAA
- a CDS encoding DEAD/DEAH box helicase: MTSDDVQKIRLFLYDRCMLSSEWPFSNELLIQAIEKEVIQSEPTLVQENGQWTCKRCGNEKQTLFYAHYCYHCHSLCTYCRHCIEMGKASSCTQLLTCSATQLRYKPQENSCRWEGVLSFHQEQASIQLIKAVEQQNQTHLVWAVCGAGKTEILFPMIEKSLQLGMRIGIATPRTDVVKELSPRLKDAFPSIKQSSLYAGSRQKNPLAQLVIATTHQLLRYHHAFDVLIIDEVDAFPYTYDRSLHYASSRAKKPHATTIFLSATPSKRMLNTPSIIVTKIPVRFHGKPIPQPRFQWIGNWQRRFNKGSLPPIVHQWLMKHDDKPLLLFFPSIEMLKKCSSILHSLRIKHEFVYAEAPERHKHVQAFREGKTNLLLTTTILERGVTVENLQVAVIGAEQPIFDEACLVQIAGRVGRKQAFPDGDVVYWHYGVTHSMMKAKRHILQMNNEGKK; encoded by the coding sequence TTGACAAGCGATGACGTTCAAAAGATTAGACTGTTTTTGTACGATCGATGTATGTTATCGAGCGAATGGCCATTTTCGAATGAATTACTCATTCAAGCAATTGAAAAAGAAGTCATTCAGTCAGAACCAACATTAGTGCAAGAAAATGGTCAATGGACATGTAAACGGTGCGGAAATGAGAAACAAACCCTTTTTTACGCGCACTATTGTTATCATTGCCATTCGCTTTGTACCTATTGTCGACATTGTATTGAGATGGGAAAAGCTTCTTCCTGTACACAGCTTCTTACTTGTAGCGCTACACAGTTACGTTACAAGCCGCAAGAAAATAGCTGTCGTTGGGAAGGAGTACTTTCTTTTCACCAAGAACAAGCAAGCATTCAGCTTATAAAAGCTGTTGAACAGCAAAATCAAACCCATTTAGTTTGGGCTGTATGTGGTGCTGGAAAAACGGAAATTCTATTCCCAATGATTGAAAAAAGCCTGCAACTCGGGATGCGCATTGGAATCGCGACACCGCGAACCGATGTGGTGAAAGAATTAAGCCCACGCTTAAAGGATGCGTTTCCATCGATTAAGCAATCCAGCCTCTATGCAGGAAGTCGTCAAAAGAACCCCCTTGCTCAACTCGTTATCGCAACCACCCACCAATTGCTTCGCTATCATCACGCTTTTGATGTGCTTATTATTGATGAAGTGGATGCATTCCCCTATACGTATGACCGCTCCCTACATTATGCAAGTTCTCGTGCTAAAAAACCTCATGCAACCACAATCTTCTTAAGTGCTACACCGTCAAAACGAATGTTAAATACTCCTTCTATAATAGTGACAAAGATTCCCGTTCGATTTCATGGGAAACCAATTCCTCAACCGCGTTTTCAATGGATTGGCAATTGGCAGCGCCGATTCAATAAAGGTAGTCTTCCTCCTATTGTCCATCAATGGCTCATGAAGCATGACGATAAACCTTTATTACTATTTTTCCCATCAATTGAGATGTTAAAGAAATGCTCTTCCATCCTCCATAGTCTTCGTATTAAACATGAGTTTGTTTATGCAGAAGCCCCTGAACGTCATAAGCATGTTCAAGCATTTCGCGAAGGAAAGACAAACTTGCTTTTAACGACAACCATTTTAGAAAGAGGCGTGACAGTGGAAAATTTACAAGTAGCTGTTATAGGTGCGGAACAACCGATTTTTGATGAAGCGTGTCTCGTTCAAATTGCAGGGAGAGTGGGTAGAAAACAAGCTTTTCCCGATGGCGATGTGGTTTATTGGCACTATGGCGTGACGCATTCAATGATGAAAGCGAAGCGCCACATTCTACAAATGAACAATGAGGGGAAGAAATGA
- the flgN gene encoding flagellar export chaperone FlgN has product MSEALVNQMIDVQDTLVELAIQKEQALINNELESLQMIVRKESTLVTKANALEEKMRSEVDLTDYTLKPQKERLVTVLLDLKKQNERNTLLLNDSLAFVRGSLQLFQNDRSVYTKEAKSKAETLSIFDSRA; this is encoded by the coding sequence ATGAGTGAAGCCCTAGTTAATCAAATGATTGATGTACAAGATACGCTAGTTGAACTGGCTATTCAAAAGGAACAAGCTTTAATTAATAACGAACTTGAGTCGTTACAAATGATCGTTAGAAAAGAATCGACTCTTGTAACAAAAGCAAATGCATTAGAAGAAAAAATGCGGTCAGAAGTTGATTTGACTGATTACACGCTTAAGCCGCAAAAAGAACGATTGGTTACAGTGTTGCTGGATTTAAAAAAGCAAAACGAACGAAATACGTTGCTATTGAATGACTCGCTTGCATTTGTAAGGGGTTCACTGCAATTGTTCCAGAATGATCGATCGGTTTATACAAAGGAAGCAAAATCAAAGGCTGAAACCTTATCAATCTTTGATTCAAGAGCGTAA